The region GCACGCGCTTCCTGCAACAGCTCTACATACTGCTGTGTATTTAACCACTGACGCAGGTGCGTTGGGTTACTGGCTCCCATTTGTGCCGACGCTTCGAAGGTTGTTTTGGCAGCACGTCCTTTCTTGGTCGTGATCAGTACAACCCCGTTCGACGCCCGTGAGCCGTAAATAGCGGCCGAGGACGCATCTTTCAGGATTTCCAGCGATTCGATGTCGTTGGGGTTCAAATCGGCAATGGGGTTGGTTGGGGCAGTTGTCGACGACTGATCCGACGATGTGAGCGGGATACCGTCGATCACATAAAGCGGCTGGCTGCTGGCCGTCAGGGACGAGGAGCCCCGCACCCTAATCTGCAACCCCTGCCCGACTTTACCGTTAAGCGAGGTAATCTGTACCCCCGCTACTTTACCCTGTAGGGCTTGTTCAACGCTGGGAACGGGGATGTTCTCAATATCGCGAGCACCTACTTTGGCGATATTACCGGTCAGGTTACGCTTCGACTGGGCACCGTATCCGGTCACAATCACTTCATCGAGCGAACGGGTATCGTTACTCAATGCTACATCAATCACCGAGCGGTTTCCAATAGATACTTCCTGCGTAACCACGCCCACGAAGCTGTACACCAGCGTACTAATCGTAGTCGGTACACTCAGCGAATAATTTCCGTTGGCATCCGTCTGCGTACCCCGGGTTGTCCCTTTGGCAACAATAGATACCCCTGGCAATGGGTTGCCATCCTCGGCCGACGTGACCCTTCCGGTCACTTGCCGCTCCTGCTGTGCACTGACGTTCGTCGCTATCAGACAACCCCAGGTTACCAACAGAAGTAGTAAAAAGTTTCTCATTTGTTGATCTATTAAGTCTATAAACCAACAAAATTACGAATCCATGTATTTTAATATCAAGCTATCATATAAAAATCAGAAAATATACTGATCAAAGGCCCAGCCTACCAGTCAAAGGCATAGCCTGCCAGCAAAAACAGAGTTGCTATCAGCAAACTGACAAAAGCCGCCGTGGCAGCCTGCCGGGCAACGGAAGGGATATATTTCATAAAGTGATTAGGGCTACTTTATCTGATTTCTGTTTGCCTGGGAAGGACGGGTAACATTTTGTAAACTAGGCATATCCGCAGAAAGGCTACCCGAAATAACGGTAAACGAGCCATCGGTTTCCAGCACAACAGCCGACACATCCGCTGGATTGGCCGCACCCGACTGCCGCATGGCCGACAAGATTTCATCGGGTGTGACCCGTTCTCGCCGTAAAGCCCCGTGCAAGTAGGTTCCCTGATGAAACAGTAGCGCAGGCTCACTCTTGATGCCCCGCCGAAACCACGGCCATCGGACCGATAACCAGGCTACACTATATTGAAGACCGATGAGCAAGGCTAAGGCCATCAACCCATCGGCCACCCCCGTTTGACGGGAAACGATGATGGTCGAGAGCGTAGAGCCCAGAGCAACGGTAACAACCAGGTCAAATGCGTTCATCTTCGATAGGGTACGCTTGCCGGATATTCGCAGGAACAGCAAGAGCCCTGCATAGGCTAGCACGCCTACAAACAAGACCCTACCAATGCTCTCCCATCCCTTAAATAGCCAATTGCTGACATTATCGAACACATCTGTCATGATTACTTCCGGTTAATAAAGTGTCTTCTTTGTCTTTCAGGTGTGCAGATACCCGAGTAATAGCCCATAAGCGTTATGGGTTTGTGACAGGCAAAACAGGCATCGGTTTGTAAAACATGACCAGCGTACCCAGCCGCTTGTTGGGGGCTGTTACAGGAGCCGAAAGTTCATAAACCGCCTTGTCATTAAAATAGATATCGTCCTTTTGAAGCAGATAAGCGGGAAAACGGCTGGCAAAGGAAATACCCTGATTTTTTTTGTTCGTGGAGATTGTCACCTTACCCGATGGATCGACAAGCAACATTTCCTGAACGCCTTTATTCTGTACCAATGTGTTGAAGTACTCATTAATTTCACCCGGCTTATTCTGTAGTAAAGCATTTCGAACCGCCCATACAAACGTTTTCATGCTAAAGGTCAATTGCTGCTGATTAGCCGAAAGCTGGTTATTCCGAGCGGTTACGCGCATGGATTCACGCTCATGAGCAAACTGGGCCTTCAGCTGCCAATTTCTGTAGAGCAGATAGCTGCACCCAATCCCTAAAAGAATGATTGCGATATAAAGCACATTTTTGGGGTCCAAACTCAGTTTGGACATCATCGTGGTTTCTGTAGATGGCTGTTGAGTCGTCATATTATCCGTTGAGTCGTTAGGTGATTAAATGCCCTGATTGAATAGCACTTAATCTATAAACAGCGGAGGCCTTAGACGAAACTTAGGAGAAGCTTAGAATTTGATTAGAACGAATAGTGTTCGTTCAATTAAGCCGTTATGTCTGTTCTGAATGAGCCTGACCAAAACAAAACGCATCCAATCGTTATGCTGGTCAAGTGTTAATTCACCAGCCTTGCACAAAAAAGGCGGGTACGCGGTCATTTATTGTGGGCCATTAGTTGTCCAGAGGAGAAGACGCTGGTTGTTGTCGTACGTTATCCCGTTGTTCGGCATTACGTAGTTCACGTTCCAGAAAGTAATTAAGGGCTGTTCTCAATACAGCAATGGCCGCTAACAGGCCAATGTCATTCCAGGTAGGGGCGACGGCCGTTTTTAGAATATCGGCTCCTAATTCCAATTCTAAAGCCAGCGCCAGCGATCGACCTAACGATAGTCGAATTTCCTCTTTTGGTACCGCCAAACTTCGGTCTGTAGCCATCGCCAGTAAGAAACTCCCCAATGCCCGCACCGATGCCGTTGCAATGACAAGGGCAGCACCGGCTTCGATCCACCAGGCCGATAGCAAAGTGGCCGCTTTAATAAATTCTTCCATGAGCCAGATACTTATTTATGGCCACTTTATGACCATGTCTTTTTAAGCTGGGCGTACAAGTCGAGTACCTGTTGCTTTTCATAATCGCTATTGAGCGTCTGCTCCGAGTAGGTCACAAGTAGCGATGCCTGCTTTATAAGGATCTGTTTGCGGTCTACGGAACAGGCTGCGTCATTTACCAGAGCCAACGCCCGCAGTAATCGACGAAATACGGCGTGGTTTCCTCTGGCATTGATACGGGGGAGGTCAAACGCCTGCCGGATATAGTCGTCAAAACTCGTACTGCGAATCAAAACCCTCAGGTGCTTACCGTCAGAACGCAAGCGGGATGGAAACTCGCGCCGGGCAAGTCGTTCACAAACAGCACCGAGGTAATCTACCGCCATTATGGCGGTAGTTGTGTCGTTGATACCCGGCGAAAGTGCCTTGAGTGCAATATCTACCAATTGCTGAATACCGAACGCAACGTCCTGCTCTACGTTGCGATGCCGTCCGATGCTTACGTACTTCATCAGATCACCAGGCCAGTCGGCTTCAGCCGGGTCAGGGCGCTCCATACCACTACGAACGCTAAAGAGTATAGTTCCCTCGCCCACAAACGCTCCCATTTCTTTTTCTATACGCAGCACCACATGGTTTTTACCAGCCCAGTCCAGCAGCCCATCGGTGTTGATGCGTTGCAGATAACCCGACTGACTTGTCCTGACTGGATGCCAGCCCTTTTGTTCTTCTGTATAGTGTAAAGCTGCTTCAGCTTTCTCAGGGTCGTCGATCGGTTCACCAAACCGTTCTGGAAAAAGGCTCTCAATGGCTTTACTCGTTTCATGGAAAATATGCTGGACAATGGTGCCTGTCTGGAGCGATTCGGCAATATGGTGTATAAAAAAGATCAGCGCAGCTACCCCACCCAGGGCTAATAACAAACCAACCAGCACAGCCGTGGCCGGAACGAATTTTATCTCATCGGTTCCCCGAATCGTACCCAGTACGATCAGGCAATAGGCAAAGACACTGACAAAGTAACCCATAACCAGCTGATTGAGCCGATCCCGCATAAAATTTCGCAACACGCGTGGCGAATACTGGCTACTCACCTGGGTAATGGTGGCCAGGGTCAGGGAAAAGGCCAGAGCAGCTACCGTAAGCATTGAACTCGCAATGGCCGACAGCATACCCCGGGCTCCATCGGCTCCGGTACCGAACAGAAGAGGAAGCCGTTTCTGCCCATTCCAGGCAGTATGCACATCGAACTCGATTAACCCATAGGCCAGCCCAAAGGAAAACAGTACCATCAGGCCCGGCACAAACCACAATGATTCTTTAAGTTGCTGCCAGTATTGCTCAAGCCGGGTTGTCATCAGGCGGATGTGTGGGGTGTGCTTTACAAACCCGGCGAGCCAAAAATGGTTTTACGGCTGCCACCTCGCCATACAACCGAACCATCCCTCAATACACTGTAGGTGGCCATGCTGTTGTGCCATCAGCAACGCACTACTATTCATCTGGTTTGTATACTGGACCCTGATCGGATGGAGTACTCACCGGTTTACGGCCCAGACGAGTTTATCGGAATAGAGACAGAAAACATTCAGACCCTGACCGCTGATGATTAATTTTCATGAAGTAGCAGATATTATTCTCGACGTAAAAAAAGCAAGAGGGTGGCGCCGGAAACTATTTTTCGTCTTTGCCAGCCCCATTAAAATAGCGCAGGAAAAGCAGCAGATTCGTGATGGAGAAGTCATACTTAGAGGCAAACATGAAACACTAAACACCGTTTCCTGAGCATAAGTACATTTGTGTTTCTACCTCTGACTTTGAACAGAACCTGGTTATAGACGCGCAAAGGGGCGGATTTTTCAATCCGCCCCTTTGCGCGTCTACTGCTTCACAATCCGTCGTCTGAATACCTGTTCGCCTATCCTGACCTCGATGAAATACACGCCGGGCGGGGCCGTTTTTATATCGAGCGTTTGCTGGAAGAGGTCAGCGGTTTTCTGGTGATTTTGTCGGGAAAGTTCTACACCTGTCAGGTTACGCACGCCCAGCGTAAGTGTGCCCCGTTGCGGACCACTGAAGAGCACCATCATCTGCCCGTCGCTAGGGTTGGGCGTTACCTGTAGCGCCTGTTCGGCCAGGGGCGTATTCGCCGTGACGGTTCCTGCCCGCACGTTGATCGTTACCACGGCCGTGGTGCTACACAGGTCCAGGCCTGAACCGGTAACGGTATACGACGTGGTCTGAGTGGGTGAGGCTAGTACCTGCGGCCCTAGGGTGGTGTTCAGCCCAGTGCCAACCCAGTTGTAGATACCCGCTCCACGGGCATTCAAGGTAACGGTTTCGCCCGGACTAATGAACAGCGACGATGCCGCTATTTGTACCGATGGTTTCTGGCCCACGTTGGCCACAATGTTATGCGCTACGTTCAGCCCCAGACTGTCGGCATACCGGAGCCAGTTGCCCTGCTGGTTCTGCCGCCAGGAGGTTGCCGCAAGAGACTCACCATTTTTCGTCGTGAAAACAGCAATGGTATCGCCGGTAGCGTACGGGAACGTAACCCCCACATGGAAACCCAGTCCGCTTACCGGCACATTTTTGTCGAAGGTAACGGTAGTTGGGCGGTTGTTGGCGACATCGTCCAGAATGGTACGGAGAGGTACGTCTTTTTCTCCCAGCACAGCACCGGGGCCACCTTGAAAACCGCGTCCGTTCCAGACGGTTACCGTCACTACCGATTCGGTAGAGGCTCCCCTGGCAGCCTTAGCCACCCCAAACTTAAGCGATGCTCCAGCCAGATTTGTATAGCCCAGCTTATTGGCAAAAAACTCCGATACGGCTTTACTCCGGCGGCTGTTCTGCCCGGCTACATAACCGGTTCCGCCCACTTCACGTAACACCGTTGGCGTTCCATCAAAGTTCTTGACCGTATTGCAAAGCCCCTGGTTGAGCACTTCAATGTATTCGGTACGCGTAACCGGGTCCGACTGCCCAATGGCATTGGACGTGACCAGCGTTACCTTAAACTTACCCGGCTGGGTATACGTAACAACGGGATTCTGCTCCGTTGAGGTAGATGGCGTGCCTCCCTCGAACGTCCAGGACCAGCTCGTCGGGAATCCATCCGAGAGGTCGTTGAACTTAATCTGGCCGCCTAATAATACCTGCTGATTATCGGCGCGGAAGTTCGACACCGGCCGAACGGCCACCAGCGTACCACACACATTGGATGATAAAAGACTTACCCGCCGGGGACTAAGTGCCATAACGGCCCGAATTCGATCTTTCTGATTTAGGGTAAAAATATTCATGCAGGCATCGTTGGAGTAATCCATGTAGTTCTGCACCATATTAGTCGATCCGCAACTCACCCGACCAACCGGGCAACCTCGGCTCTCCGATGCCTGCGGGGGCGTATCGGCGCAAAAGTCGTCACCGCAGTTCGCATCACCCCAGATGTGACGAAGACCAAACCAGTGGCCCGTTTCGTGTGATAATGTACGACCAAGGTTATACGTATCGCGCATGGTGGGGAAGGTCCCTTTCTCGACATTGCCAAAGGAGCGGTAGTCGATCACGACACCATCCGTACTGGCCGGGCCTTCGCTCGGGATACCGGGCAAATTCGACTGGCTCGGAAACTGGGCATACCCCAATAGCTGACCACCTCCGGCTACGGCATCGTTCAGGTCGACAACCCAGATGTTATAATATTTGTCGGGATTCCAGTAGCTGCTGGGTTTGAGGATACCTTCAATGTCGTTTCGGTTCCAGTTGGCCCGGTTGCCATTGTAGCGGTCAATACCCGGCTCAGCCATCGACTGCCCCTGTGGATTGACGATGGCTGGGCAGAATTCGATTTCAATATCGGCACCTAGTGGGTTGTCGTTGAACCCCCGCGTACCGGCCTTCCGCCGAAAATCTTCGTTGAGTGTGGTAAGCTGCGCCTGCACCTGTGCCCGGCTGATGTTGCGCCCCGAACCAACCGCTTCGCCGTTATGCACGACGTGGATCACAACGGGAATGGTAATGACCGTCGCTAAACCTACCCGGCCACTAGCCATCTGTTTTTTGATCTCGACCATTTTACGCTGCAACGCCCGCTCAAAGTCGTTGAGGGTGCCCAACTCAGGATGACGAGCGCGGAGCAGACTATCCATCTCCATCGTAGCACATTGCTGGGCAGTCTGAGCGCGTACTCCCGATGTCAACAGGACAAGTAGTGATAAGCTGAGTAGTAGTCGGAACATACGCTTATTTAGTAGTAACCGAGTTGAACGTAAACTGATAGCTGGCATTAATATCCGGGAAGTAGTACTGTACCGTCAGGGCACTGGCGGTCAGGTTCTTGATCGTCCAGGGGTACTTACCATCGAGTACAGGAATGTAGAACTCCAGGCTTGCATTGGCGTTGACCAGCGTCCAGGTATCCGTTACGTAAATATCCGGGTCTGACGCGTTACACTTGGTGGACCCTTCGCTGGCTTCGAACTTGTGTTCGGGGTTAGCATAGAAGGTGAGCAGATCGTCATAAATACAAGGATTAATCCCCGACTGCGAAACCGGAATCACGCCCGATGGAGTACCATCATCAATTATCTGGAGGGATACCATCTTCCAGGTTTTCTTCTCAGTACCCGTCAGCAGTTGAGAATAAGTGGCGGGTTTGGGCTCCAGCTTTTCGGAGCATCCTCCAAAGAGCCACCCTGTCACAACCGGAATTAATAGTAAACGTATAAACTGTCGCATAGCATAAATCTTTCAACTAATGAACTATCAATTGGTTATCAGCTAGTTACCTCACCCCATCACTTCTGACAACCAGCAACTTAATAACTAGTAACCAAACTATTGGGGTGTATAGGTTTGGGCGTACGACAAGGTTGTATCCCGCCCGTTGCTCATTCTGAGCCGGAACTGAAGCGTCAGCGAAATTTTCCGGTCTTTCGGGTTCCAGGCACCCCGACCCGAAATCTGATCGGTTGAGCTGAGTTCTGAATTACTCTGCGCCGGTACGGTAATGGAGTTATCGCCATTGTCGATAAACGTAAGGGTTGGCTTTGTTGCGTTGAAGTTGAGAAGGCCAATGTTCCAGTTTTTCAGAACATACTGTTTGCAGTCGGTACTGGTAATCTCCACATCCGACACCGAATACGTTTGTGCGCCTACCCGACCGGTACCCGAATACAACCCACCCAACAGACAGTCGTCCTGAATGGTGAACTTCAACTGCTTACCCAAAGCGCCCTCTTTGCCGAATCCAACCTGTAATGTACTGGGCTGAACGCCGGTCAGGGTAAAGATGAGCGACTGCGATTCGAGGATGTTGTTGGCGTTGTTGATCAGTTGAAGCTTGATGCTTCCCGAACTGGCCTTTGCCGGAATGATTACCGTTCCCTTCGTACCCGCAATGGAATAATCCTTGCCTTCACGAGCTGTACCGCTGATGCTGTACGTGACGGTTATCGGCTGGTCGAGTATGGGACCTGCGTTGTGTATACTGAGGGAGATAGGCTTGCTGTAGCTTTCCTTGTAGGTTAGTGTGGTGTCCGTAAACCGTACGAAGTAAGGACCCTGAAACGTCCGGTCCAGATCCTGTGGTTCGCAGGCACTCACCACCCAGCCAATCAGGGCAACAGCCAACAGACCAAGCATCCAGCGGCCACTGGTTATTGAATATTTCTTTTTATTTTCCATAGTCCAGAACAAGACAGTTTTTACCATTTCCATGCACTATCAACTGTCGATCAACGAATTACCTTATAACGAATAACCAATCAATAGCCCGGATTTTGGGTTAAGGCTGTGTTTTGCTGAATTTCCCGCTGCGGTATCGGCCAGAGTTCAAAGCGGCTGTTCCAGTTGGGGGAAAACGCCGACATAACCGCCTGCGCCCGGCCAGTCCGAACCAGATCATACCAGCGATGGCCCTCAAACGCCAATTCATATACCCGTTCCCGCTCTACGGCGAGGAGTACATCTGCCTGAGCGGCTGCCGTAATGGCTGGTGCTTTTGCCCGGGTACGGAGCACGTTGAGATCAGCAATAGCCCCCGATGCACCCGTTAGTTTACCCTGCTGTGCTCTGGCTTCGGCCCGAATCAGGTACATTTCGGCCAGCCGTATCAGCACAATGTTGTTGTTATCTTCCGAAGCGGTACCGTATTTCCGCACCGTCCAGCCATTATCATTTCCCCGCTGCTGCTGGGCATTGAAGGTAATGGTTGCACTACGCGTACCGGACTCGACCGAGAGCAGCGAGCTAACGAGCTGGTTGGATGGAATAACTTCCCGCCGACCCACCAGCAGGTTATTCAGGCTGTAAGCTCCTGTGCCGGGATCATCCGTCAGGTTGTACCCTACTTCAATAATTGATTCATTGGTAAAATCTTTTGTGACAACGTCCGAGTAATTGGTTTGCAGCGAATACACGCCCGAGCTAATCACAACTGTAGCCAGTTGCTCAGCCTGTGTCCAGTTTTTCTGGTACAGGTAAAAGCGGGCCATTGCTGCCTGGCAATTTATCTTGTTGATGTAAGCGGCATTGGTCGTTGCATTGGTCGAAGCCGAGGTCACGTTGGGCAGATCGGTCAGCGCGGCCTGATAATCGGCCAGAACAGAGGCCAGAATATCTGCTTTTGCCGACCGGGTGATCGTCGTATTAGCCACCTGATTCGTGGAGGTGACTTTAGGAATGTCGCCGAAGGTGTAGGCCCCGATAAAGTTAGCCCAACCGCGCAAGAAACGGGCTTCGGCCGTAACCTGTTTTCGGGTGGCTTCGGTCACATTTGGCACAGATGGTAACCGTTCAAGAATAAAATTAGCGACGTAAATGGTGTTGTAAATACTACCCCAAAGCGCATCGACGGCCCCATTTGTTGCCGTAATTCGTTTGGTACCGAACTCGATATTATCGGTAAAGGTCCCGTTTGCCTGGATGTAATCGGCAGTAAAGTCCCCGGCTATGATGTTGGGAGACGCCATGCCCCGAAACGCACTGTACAAACCAATCCGTACTGGCTGCACGTCATTGGGTTCGTTCAGCACCAGTTCATCGACGAGCAGGGTAACCGGTTTGGGTTCGAGTACCTCCTGACAGGCCCCCAGGCTCACCAGTGTAATCAATAGGCTATATCGTAGAAAGCGAATCATCGTAAAGCGAATTAAAAGCTAAGGGTTGCCCCTACCAATACCGTTTTGATCTGAGGGAAGGTGAAAAAGTCAATGCCCTGCGCCGTGGTAGAGCCATCGAGCGTGCTTACTTCCGGATCTGCGCCAGAATACCGGCTCCAGGTTAGGATGTTCGTAGCCGAGACGTACAGACGGGCGTTGGCCACTTTGTATTTATTGATCCAGGTCTTGGGAATGTTGTAGCCCAGCGAAACGTTTTTCAGCCGCAGATAAGACCCGTCTTCCACAAACCGGCTGCTGGTGTAGTTATTATAGGTATTCTGGTATTCGTAACGGGGTACGCTCGTGATATCGCCTTCTTTACGCCAGCGTTTGAGTGCCTGCCGCGTCTGGTTATTCTGAATGTCGGCACCCGAGTTTAGGAGCGTTTGGTTCGAGAAGTTGAGAATGCTGTTCCCGTACGAAAACTGAAGCAGCGCACTCAGGTCAATCCCTTTCCAGGAAATCTTGTTGGTCAACCCGCCATACACCTTGGGCTGGGCATTGCCAATAACCTGTCCGTCGGCGGGAGTAATACGCCCATCGCCGTTTTTATCATCATAGATCGCGTCGCCGGTAGCGGGGTCAACTCCCAGGAATTTCAACCCCCAGAATGTACCCAGTGGCTGACCTGGTATTACCACGTTGGTGGTGGCTACCCCATTGCCCTGATAGCCCCGCAGAACAGGCTCTGTACTGGCCAGTTCCACCACTTTGTTTACATTGTGGGACAGGTTTAAATCGGTACTCCAGCGAACAGCCTTATTGACGTTCACCGTCGAAATGGTTAGTTCAAGGCCTTTGTTGGATACTTTCCCGATGTTGCCCTGCACGGTGCTGAAGCCAGTGGTTTGCGGAATCGGCTGGGCAAACAGGAGTTTATCCGTCAGGTTATCATAGGCATCAACGATAAAATTAAGCCGCCCGTTAAAGAACGAAGCATCTAGGCCTATGTTCGCTTCGCGGGTGCGCTCCCATTGCAGGTTTGCATTAGCCAGCGTGGCCGGACCCACGCCCGTTGCGCCACTGTAGGTAACTGATGCCCAAGTGCCCAGAAACTGAAAATCGCCAATGCGCTCGTTGCCCGTAAAGCCGTAGCTCGTCCGTAACTTCAGGTCGCTCAGGAACCGGAAGCGTTCCATGAATTTCTCGCTCGAAATACGCCAGGCAAAGGAGGCTGACGGAAACACCCCGAACCGGCGGCTCTGCCCAAAACGCGACGATCCATCGTAACGGGCGGTAATCGTGGCCAGGTATTTTTCATCGTAACTGTAGCGGACTTCGCCGAAGGTCGACAGCAGGCCGTTGTTCGTTACGGAAGAGCCCCCCTGATCGACAATACCCGCTGAATTTATGTAGGTAAAGTCATCGCTGGGAAATAATCGACCCTGAACATTACCGTCCCGGGCGGTAGCCTGTAGAATCTCTACCCCTGCCAGCGCGTTGAACTGGTGCTTTTCAGCCAGCTGAAAATTATAGGTAAGGGTATTTGTATTGACAAAGGTCGATGACGACTGATTGATGAACACCCCGTAGCCCTGCCCGCCTACGCTGGACAGAAACCCTCCAATTGCCGTTGTGGACGGTTCAAATTGATCTTCGGTTACGTTGTTGTAGTCGATATTTACTTTCGACCGAAAGCGGAGGTTCTGGAGGATTTCGTATTCGGCATACAGACCCGCCAATATTTTCACCGTGTAGGCGTTGAATCGCGGCAGCACAGCCTGTGCAACGGGGTTGAAATTTGGGAATCCAGGGTATTCGGCGTCGGCGGGGCCGTAAAGTCGCCCCTGCTCATTGTAAGGCGAATAGTACGGCAGACTTTTCATGGCACCAGAGTACACACCATCCAGAAAGTTATCGCCTTTTACCCGTTTGTTCAGCGCCCTTGACAGGGTCACGTTTGTCCCGAACGATAATTTGTCGGTTGCTTTATGATCCAGTTTCAACTGGCCTGTATACCGGGTA is a window of Spirosoma linguale DSM 74 DNA encoding:
- a CDS encoding TonB-dependent receptor plug (PFAM: TonB-dependent receptor plug; TonB-dependent receptor~KEGG: mxa:MXAN_4746 TonB-dependent receptor), yielding MRKFCGTILGLALLVLLPGYLFAQQLRITGRVTSQQDGLPIPGVNISVRGTTNGVSTDANGNYSITVSGSSAVLLLTSIGLVQQEITVGNRTVINVQMKEAVNELSQVVVTGYNTTQRKDITGSIASVSPDKFKDIPVASFDQALQGQAAGVQVTQSSGTPGGGLTVRVRGNTSISASNRPLFIVDGVPVSDGGLSGREFGGQTDNALSLFNPNDIESIQVLKDASAKAIYGSRAANGVVLITTKRGKAQKTSFTADVQRGLTDVVKRPDLLNSVELLELQREAVTNAGLDPDKLGLIKGVTDGQNTDWIDAVLRRGVYQQYQLSTQGGNDRTQFYLSGSYRDEQGVQLNNQFTRYTGQLKLDHKATDKLSFGTNVTLSRALNKRVKGDNFLDGVYSGAMKSLPYYSPYNEQGRLYGPADAEYPGFPNFNPVAQAVLPRFNAYTVKILAGLYAEYEILQNLRFRSKVNIDYNNVTEDQFEPSTTAIGGFLSSVGGQGYGVFINQSSSTFVNTNTLTYNFQLAEKHQFNALAGVEILQATARDGNVQGRLFPSDDFTYINSAGIVDQGGSSVTNNGLLSTFGEVRYSYDEKYLATITARYDGSSRFGQSRRFGVFPSASFAWRISSEKFMERFRFLSDLKLRTSYGFTGNERIGDFQFLGTWASVTYSGATGVGPATLANANLQWERTREANIGLDASFFNGRLNFIVDAYDNLTDKLLFAQPIPQTTGFSTVQGNIGKVSNKGLELTISTVNVNKAVRWSTDLNLSHNVNKVVELASTEPVLRGYQGNGVATTNVVIPGQPLGTFWGLKFLGVDPATGDAIYDDKNGDGRITPADGQVIGNAQPKVYGGLTNKISWKGIDLSALLQFSYGNSILNFSNQTLLNSGADIQNNQTRQALKRWRKEGDITSVPRYEYQNTYNNYTSSRFVEDGSYLRLKNVSLGYNIPKTWINKYKVANARLYVSATNILTWSRYSGADPEVSTLDGSTTAQGIDFFTFPQIKTVLVGATLSF